The proteins below come from a single Gemmatimonadaceae bacterium genomic window:
- the epsI gene encoding EpsI family protein, with protein MNRTASFVPAMVLGLGVLLVSGMRAQHIVPPVQPISSIPNIMLGYVGHDVVIDTAEQRVAGMSHYVMREFRSDSVPAFSVYVGYYDRQVQGKTIHSPKNCMPGAGWEILTSAQVPLPGAAAGGKTNRVILSNQGVRALVYYWYQGRGRQESSEYRVKWDLLRD; from the coding sequence GTGAACCGCACCGCTTCATTTGTTCCCGCCATGGTGCTTGGCCTTGGCGTGCTGCTGGTGTCCGGTATGCGCGCGCAGCACATCGTGCCACCCGTCCAGCCAATCTCCAGCATCCCCAACATCATGCTCGGTTACGTGGGCCATGATGTGGTGATCGACACCGCGGAGCAACGGGTTGCGGGGATGTCGCACTACGTCATGCGGGAATTCCGCAGCGACTCGGTGCCGGCATTCAGCGTGTATGTCGGTTACTATGATCGACAGGTACAGGGGAAGACGATTCACTCCCCGAAAAACTGCATGCCGGGAGCGGGCTGGGAGATACTCACCAGCGCGCAAGTACCATTGCCGGGCGCAGCCGCCGGTGGCAAGACCAATCGCGTCATCCTGTCCAACCAGGGCGTTCGCGCATTGGTCTATTACTGGTATCAGGGACGCGGCAGACAGGAGAGCAGTGAGTATCGTGTGAAATGGGATCTGCTGCGTGATG
- a CDS encoding IPT/TIG domain-containing protein: protein MPRIAFNSNSYSVARRFGRATRAAGVMACGVALLQACSGSDAVAPISPTNSTPVGQIAGTATVGSTLDAPVRLAVTGSDGRPLGGAKVLWMASDGGRVSSAETTTDGNGVASVRWTLGTLAGLQSLTANVAGLAPVIFGANAVADRAAIVRLSTDLVRVTLLGDTIHFATTVADKYGNTVGVVPTLTLEGGSDAVVASAGQFIARGRGTAFIRAIVDTASSRLTVLVDPAVPVVTRVSPDTLVPGASITVEGTGFALAADAVDLTVAGVKATVIRVSASRIEALLPTTYGCMATAAQPVKVTIAAASGQLATPFRTATRIALAKGESANILDVDQVRCTELVAPANTVNAKYVVAVINTSVTAAATSGFELRGAGAGALAGHAATPRSSVQMASLTPSSTGTNARMSAALAQMASDEKAEARHDDYLYAQRVINARFCSPAPTWRALSRMKSAGVASAMASTRAPMSLGDTVTMKALYGSCTAGRDIRARVVYAGAKSVVLEDLAAPRAGTMDEQYALIGDEYDRVQYPLMVDQVGDPLAMNATMGGDGRVTMLFTRYVTDSLPGVAGSVSACNSYPKGTFAASNEDDVFYARVANAAESPTEWRRSLRGTVMHESKHLASFAIRFVNGTPFEESWLEESLGRVAEELYSRTFADGGAWKGNVGYQTTVRCEVYQCDDRPLMMWKHFSVLHQYMRGVDTLTPIGAAANGDFTFYASGWSLVRWAADQYAGNEATWIKDIVRGGQLTGLSNLAQRTGRPAGEMLADWALANAVDDLADFVPARRQLTFPSWNVADVFAGLAATYPGSFVASPLRARAMTFGSFTLPVAKLRAFSSSYFSFEGAQTGSQLLELRGEGGASVPPSSLRVAVVRVQ from the coding sequence ATGCCCCGTATCGCCTTCAACTCCAACAGTTACAGCGTTGCCCGCCGATTCGGCCGAGCGACGCGTGCCGCTGGCGTGATGGCATGCGGTGTGGCGCTGTTGCAGGCGTGCAGCGGTTCTGACGCCGTAGCGCCGATTTCTCCCACCAATTCAACGCCCGTCGGTCAAATCGCCGGTACGGCAACCGTCGGCAGCACGCTGGATGCACCGGTACGGCTCGCGGTCACCGGCTCGGATGGTCGCCCTCTGGGCGGTGCCAAGGTCCTCTGGATGGCCAGCGATGGCGGCAGAGTCAGCTCGGCAGAAACAACCACCGACGGCAACGGCGTCGCATCGGTGCGCTGGACGCTGGGCACCCTGGCGGGACTGCAGAGTCTCACCGCCAACGTGGCCGGCTTGGCACCGGTGATATTTGGTGCCAATGCGGTGGCCGACCGTGCGGCCATAGTTCGCCTTTCCACCGATCTGGTTCGTGTCACGCTTCTGGGGGACACGATTCACTTCGCGACCACTGTCGCGGACAAGTACGGTAATACGGTCGGGGTCGTGCCGACGCTGACGCTGGAAGGCGGCAGCGACGCGGTGGTGGCGTCGGCTGGACAGTTTATCGCGCGCGGGCGCGGCACCGCATTCATCAGGGCGATTGTTGACACCGCGTCGTCACGGTTGACGGTGTTGGTTGATCCCGCCGTGCCGGTGGTGACCCGCGTCTCTCCAGATACGTTGGTGCCGGGTGCGTCGATCACGGTTGAAGGCACCGGCTTCGCGCTGGCCGCCGACGCGGTGGATCTCACCGTGGCCGGCGTGAAGGCCACGGTCATCCGCGTGTCCGCGTCGCGCATCGAGGCCCTGTTGCCAACGACGTATGGCTGCATGGCCACCGCCGCCCAACCGGTCAAGGTCACCATTGCGGCGGCAAGCGGTCAACTCGCGACGCCGTTTCGGACGGCCACCCGCATTGCACTCGCCAAGGGCGAGTCGGCCAACATCCTCGACGTCGATCAGGTGCGCTGCACCGAATTGGTCGCGCCAGCGAATACCGTGAACGCGAAGTACGTGGTGGCCGTGATCAATACGAGTGTGACCGCCGCGGCCACATCCGGCTTCGAGTTGCGTGGCGCAGGGGCCGGGGCATTGGCCGGCCACGCCGCGACGCCCAGATCGTCTGTGCAGATGGCGTCGCTCACCCCGTCGTCGACGGGCACGAATGCGCGCATGTCCGCCGCTCTGGCGCAGATGGCGAGCGATGAGAAGGCCGAGGCCCGGCACGATGACTATCTCTATGCTCAGCGCGTCATCAATGCGCGTTTCTGTTCGCCCGCGCCGACCTGGCGTGCGTTATCACGAATGAAATCCGCCGGTGTCGCGTCCGCGATGGCGTCCACCCGCGCGCCGATGTCACTGGGCGACACCGTGACGATGAAGGCGTTGTACGGAAGCTGCACCGCCGGCCGTGATATCCGGGCGCGCGTGGTCTATGCGGGCGCGAAGTCGGTGGTACTGGAAGACCTCGCCGCGCCCCGTGCGGGCACGATGGATGAGCAGTATGCCCTGATTGGCGACGAGTACGACCGCGTGCAGTATCCGCTCATGGTGGACCAGGTCGGCGACCCATTGGCGATGAACGCCACCATGGGCGGTGACGGTCGAGTGACCATGCTGTTCACCCGGTATGTGACCGACTCGCTGCCGGGGGTCGCGGGATCCGTGTCGGCGTGCAACTCCTATCCCAAAGGCACGTTTGCGGCCAGCAACGAGGACGACGTGTTCTACGCGCGCGTGGCCAACGCCGCCGAATCCCCGACGGAATGGCGGCGATCGCTGCGCGGCACGGTGATGCACGAGAGCAAGCACCTGGCCTCTTTCGCCATTCGCTTTGTGAATGGGACGCCGTTTGAAGAGTCCTGGCTGGAAGAAAGCCTGGGGCGGGTCGCCGAAGAGCTGTATTCACGCACGTTCGCCGACGGCGGCGCCTGGAAGGGCAACGTCGGGTATCAGACCACCGTGCGGTGCGAAGTGTACCAGTGCGACGACCGGCCGCTGATGATGTGGAAGCACTTCTCCGTGCTGCACCAGTACATGCGTGGCGTGGATACATTGACCCCGATTGGCGCGGCCGCCAATGGCGACTTCACCTTCTACGCCAGCGGCTGGTCGTTGGTGCGTTGGGCCGCCGACCAGTATGCCGGCAATGAAGCCACGTGGATCAAGGATATCGTGCGCGGCGGACAGCTCACGGGACTGAGCAATCTGGCGCAGCGCACCGGACGCCCGGCGGGCGAGATGCTGGCGGACTGGGCATTGGCCAACGCGGTGGATGATCTCGCGGACTTCGTGCCGGCGCGCCGGCAACTGACCTTCCCCAGCTGGAACGTGGCCGATGTCTTTGCCGGACTGGCGGCCACGTATCCCGGATCGTTCGTGGCCAGCCCGCTGCGCGCGCGCGCTATGACGTTCGGGTCGTTCACCTTGCCGGTGGCCAAACTGCGGGCGTTCAGCAGCAGCTATTTCAGCTTCGAAGGCGCCCAGACGGGGAGCCAGCTGCTGGAGCTGCGCGGCGAAGGCGGGGCAAGTGTGCCGCCGAGCAGTTTGCGGGTTGCGGTGGTGCGGGTCCAGTAG
- a CDS encoding VanZ family protein, whose protein sequence is MKRATVPDRVVGLPLAVAPIALATLLPARGNAFSLAAVWCLTCRPIWLADAISNVILFLPLGVVLGALGMRTSRALLTGAVVSLGIELLQLSGFPSGRSAAPIGSPTVRASFWEPGGASTRMADAPFAAGGTWFCSRVGPWPLSRWWAIDWALGPSQCVPSRPVRSR, encoded by the coding sequence ATGAAGCGCGCGACGGTGCCTGATCGCGTGGTCGGTTTGCCCCTGGCGGTTGCGCCTATCGCCCTCGCGACGCTGCTGCCGGCGCGCGGAAATGCCTTCAGCCTCGCTGCCGTGTGGTGCCTGACGTGCCGCCCCATCTGGCTGGCGGACGCGATCAGCAACGTGATCCTGTTCTTGCCACTGGGGGTGGTGCTGGGCGCGCTGGGCATGCGCACGTCGCGCGCGTTGCTGACCGGGGCTGTCGTTTCGCTGGGCATCGAGCTCCTGCAACTGTCGGGATTTCCATCGGGCCGAAGCGCAGCGCCGATTGGGTCACCAACAGTGCGGGCGTCTTTCTGGGAGCCGGGCGGTGCATCAACGCGCATGGCTGATGCACCCTTCGCCGCGGGCGGCACGTGGTTCTGTTCGCGGGTTGGACCGTGGCCATTGTCGCGATGGTGGGCCATCGACTGGGCGCTCGGCCCCTCGCAGTGCGTGCCATCGCGTCCGGTCCGGTCGCGCTGA
- a CDS encoding exosortase/archaeosortase family protein codes for MAMPTKGGILGIRSQPRWRSLPTGPHGDCLCAAVREKPAQLLADAWWNDPNSGRGLDCCWRPLSLWLAFRAGLHQHARPQHVLGLLMLIGAVVFRYAAELAAELFVMRCSMILAIGAPVVWHAGFRQLLHWWLPFSLVILSVPIPEVILTSVALPLQFMASEIGAGLLWWSAFRQAVRQRDSRAWTGVVRRGGMQRASITHGALESRRVDGCAVSAHLAPPHGAGCAHDSRCDPD; via the coding sequence TTGGCGATGCCAACCAAGGGCGGAATCCTCGGCATTCGCTCGCAGCCCCGTTGGCGCTCGTTGCCCACGGGCCCTCACGGCGATTGCCTTTGTGCTGCTGTTCGCGAAAAACCCGCGCAGTTGCTGGCCGACGCATGGTGGAACGATCCCAATTCAGGGCGTGGACTGGACTGCTGCTGGCGCCCCCTGTCGCTCTGGTTGGCGTTTCGCGCAGGTCTCCATCAGCACGCTCGCCCGCAGCATGTGCTGGGCCTCCTGATGCTGATTGGCGCGGTCGTGTTCCGGTATGCCGCGGAACTCGCTGCCGAACTGTTTGTCATGCGTTGTTCGATGATACTCGCCATTGGAGCGCCTGTCGTCTGGCATGCGGGATTTCGCCAGCTCCTGCATTGGTGGCTGCCATTCTCCCTGGTGATTTTGTCTGTCCCTATTCCGGAAGTGATACTAACCTCGGTGGCCTTGCCGTTGCAGTTCATGGCCTCGGAAATCGGCGCCGGATTGTTGTGGTGGAGCGCATTCCGTCAGGCTGTCCGGCAACGTGATTCGCGTGCCTGGACAGGAGTTGTTCGTCGCGGAGGCATGCAGCGGGCTTCGATCACTCACGGCGCTCTTGAGTCTCGGCGTGTTGATGGGTGCGCTGTTTCTGCGCACCTGGCCCCTCCGCATGGTGCTGGTTGCGCTCACGATTCCCGTTGCGATCCTGATTAA
- a CDS encoding class I SAM-dependent methyltransferase, which produces MTFWDRFHNRRFTFDRFARGMRVLDVGFGEGEQMQALLDRGCEVTGVDYSFALVDQAKARGFNATQSLAENLPFPAAQFDGLICKVVVPYTDEARAIAEWARVLKPGGVAWCPIMGPAISYAT; this is translated from the coding sequence ATGACGTTCTGGGATCGATTTCATAACCGGCGTTTTACATTTGATCGCTTCGCGCGCGGTATGCGTGTGCTTGATGTGGGATTTGGCGAAGGCGAGCAGATGCAAGCCCTCCTCGATCGCGGATGCGAGGTGACAGGCGTCGACTACTCGTTCGCGCTTGTCGATCAGGCCAAGGCGCGTGGTTTCAACGCGACGCAGTCCCTGGCCGAAAACCTGCCGTTTCCCGCGGCGCAATTCGATGGGCTGATCTGCAAGGTGGTGGTGCCCTATACCGACGAGGCCCGCGCGATCGCCGAATGGGCCCGCGTGCTCAAACCCGGCGGCGTCGCCTGGTGTCCTATCATGGGGCCGGCTATTTCCTACGCTACTTAG